One window of Candidatus Regiella endosymbiont of Tuberolachnus salignus genomic DNA carries:
- the tusB gene encoding sulfurtransferase complex subunit TusB, with the protein MNFELRQGGKGDRPMSVDILRDSASTRRQRRRNLKGEGYNQGIWDINMLYTVSRSPYQSDLSYLLALVTPKDDILFLQDGVTAVIKDSEIFNNLLSQSKNLFALKDDLSARGLNEKISEIVTVIDYAGFVDLTVKHHQHFAW; encoded by the coding sequence ATGAATTTCGAGTTACGGCAAGGCGGCAAGGGCGACCGACCGATGAGCGTAGACATACTACGTGATTCGGCGAGCACCCGCAGACAACGCCGCCGTAACTTGAAAGGCGAAGGGTATAACCAAGGTATCTGGGATATCAACATGTTATACACTGTTAGCCGCTCTCCTTACCAAAGCGATTTATCTTATTTATTAGCATTAGTGACCCCAAAAGATGACATCTTATTTTTACAAGATGGCGTAACGGCAGTAATAAAAGACAGTGAGATATTTAACAACCTATTGAGTCAATCGAAAAATCTATTTGCGTTAAAAGATGACTTATCGGCACGGGGTTTGAACGAAAAAATATCAGAAATTGTTACCGTAATCGACTATGCTGGTTTTGTTGACTTAACTGTAAAGCATCATCAACACTTTGCCTGGTGA
- the rpsG gene encoding 30S ribosomal protein S7 gives MPRRRVIGQRKILPDPKFGSELLAKFVNILMVDGKKSTAEAIVYSALEELAKRSAKAPLDAFEISLNNVRPTVEVKSRRVGGSTYQVPVEVRPVRRNALAMRWLVDAARKRSDKSMAVRLAHELFDALENKGSAVKKREDVHRMAEANKAFAHYRW, from the coding sequence ATGCCACGTCGTCGTGTTATTGGTCAACGTAAAATTTTGCCCGATCCTAAATTTGGATCTGAGCTACTGGCCAAATTTGTTAATATTTTAATGGTAGACGGTAAAAAATCTACTGCCGAAGCTATTGTCTACAGTGCCTTGGAAGAATTAGCCAAGCGCTCTGCTAAAGCGCCTTTGGACGCTTTCGAAATCTCACTTAACAACGTACGTCCGACGGTAGAAGTTAAATCCCGGCGGGTAGGTGGTTCCACTTATCAGGTGCCCGTTGAAGTTCGTCCGGTTCGCCGTAATGCACTGGCAATGCGTTGGCTCGTTGATGCTGCTCGTAAACGCAGTGATAAATCAATGGCTGTACGCTTGGCGCATGAATTGTTTGACGCGCTAGAAAACAAAGGCTCTGCTGTTAAAAAACGTGAAGATGTTCATCGTATGGCGGAAGCTAACAAAGCGTTCGCTCACTACCGCTGGTAA
- the rpsL gene encoding 30S ribosomal protein S12: MTTINQLVRKPRRKRAAKSNVPALASCPQKRGVCTRVYTTTPKKPNSALRKVCRVRLTNGFEVTSYIGGEGHNLQEHSVILIRGGRVKDLPGVRYHTVRGALDCSGVKDRKQARSKYGVKKPKA; encoded by the coding sequence ATGACAACGATTAACCAGCTGGTTCGTAAGCCTCGCCGCAAGAGGGCTGCAAAAAGCAACGTTCCTGCGTTGGCTTCTTGCCCGCAAAAACGTGGTGTCTGTACCAGGGTATACACTACTACACCGAAAAAACCCAACTCGGCACTACGTAAAGTATGCCGGGTACGTTTAACTAACGGTTTTGAAGTCACCTCTTATATTGGTGGTGAAGGACATAACTTGCAAGAGCACTCGGTGATTTTGATCCGCGGAGGTCGTGTTAAAGATTTACCCGGTGTACGTTACCACACTGTCCGTGGAGCGCTCGACTGCTCTGGCGTTAAAGATCGTAAACAAGCTCGCTCCAAATATGGTGTGAAGAAGCCAAAGGCTTAA